From a single Brassica oleracea var. oleracea cultivar TO1000 chromosome C5, BOL, whole genome shotgun sequence genomic region:
- the LOC106295349 gene encoding alpha-dioxygenase 1-like isoform X3, producing MEVISSLMSSFLLKFIHKDFHEIYSRMSVFDRMLLLIVHAVDKMVPWHKLPVFLGLAYLGLRRHLHQEYNLINVGQTPVGTRFNPADYPYRTADGKFNDPFNEGVGSESSFIGRNCPPVDQKIKIELVAPKEVANECPLSSFRFFKTKEVPTGFFEIKTGSLNSRTPWWDSSAIYGSNSKAMARVRTYKDGKLKISEETGLLLQDQDGLAISGDIRNSWVGVSALQALFIKEHNAVCDVLKKEYDDLEDEDLYRHARLVTSAVIAKIHTIDWTVELLKTDTLLAGMRTNWYGILGKKFKDSFGHVGSSILGGIVGMKKPQNHGVPYSITEEFTSVYRMHSLLPDQLELRDIDVVPGTNKSLPLIEEVSFGKLLGPKGEQTMSHIGFTKLMVSMGHQASGALELMNYPVWIRDLVPHDPNGYDRPDHIYLAALEIYRDRERNVARYNEFRRSMFTIPIKKWEDLTDDKEAIEALEDVYGGNVEELDLLVGLMAEKKIKGFAISETAFNVFLLMATRRLEADRFFTSDFNEMTYTKKGLEWVNTTESLKDVFDRHYPEMTDRWMNSESAFSVWDSPPVAKNPIPLYLRVPPS from the exons ATGGAAGTAATAAGTTCTTTAATGTCTTCTTTTCTGCTTAAATTCATCCACAAAGACTTCCACGAGATTTACTCAAGAATGTCAGTCTTCGATCGCATGCTACTTCTT ATCGTGCATGCAGTTGATAAGATGGTTCCGTGGCACAAGCTTCCGGTATTCTTGGGTTTGGCCTACCTAGGGTTACGCAGACATCTTCACCAAGAATATAATCTCATCAATGTCGGCCAAACTCCGGTTGGGACCCGGTTTAATCCTGCTGATTATCCTTACCGGACTGCTGACGGGAAATTCAATGATCCGTTTAACGAAGGCGTCGGCAGCGAAAGTAGCTTCATCGGAAGAAATTGTCCTCCAGTCGATCAGAAGATCAAG ATCGAGCTCGTGGCTCCAAAAGAAGTAGCGAACGAGTGTCCCTTAAGCTCCTTCAGATTCTTCAAGACAAAGGAAGTTCCTACAGGTTTCTTCGAGATCAAGACCGGTTCGTTAAATTCCCGTACACCTTGGTG GGATTCGAGCGCCATCTATGGAAGCAACTCGAAAGCGATGGCGAGAGTGAGAACTTACAAAGACGGAAAACTAAAGATATCGGAGGAGACGGGTCTCTTACTCCAAGACCAAGACGGTTTAGCAATTTCCGGCGACATACGTAACAGTTGGGTCGGTGTCTCCGCCTTGCAAGCTCTCTTCATAAAAGAGCACAACGCTGTATGCGACGTACTCAAG AAGGAGTACGATGATTTGGAAGACGAAGATTTGTACCGCCATGCTAGGCTAGTGACGTCAGCAGTGATTGCCAAGATTCACACCATAGATTGGACCGTTGAGCTTCTGAAAACCGACACTTTACTTGCTGGGATGCGAACAAATTG GTACGGAATTTTAGGAAAGAAGTTCAAAGATTCGTTCGGACATGTAGGGAGTTCCATCTTGGGAGGTATCGTGGGTATGAAGAAACCGCAAAATCATGGAGTCCCATATTCGATAACGGAAGAATTCACCAGTGTCTATCGAATGCACTCGCTCTTACCTGATCAGCTCGAACTACGTGACATCGACGTTGTACCAGGAACTAATAAATCACTACCATTGATTGAAGA GGTTTCTTTCGGAAAATTGCTTGGTCCTAAGGGAGAACAAACCATGTCTCATATTGGATTTACTAAGCTAATGGTCTCAATGGGTCATCAAGCAAGTGGGGCTCTTGAACTGATGAATTATCCAGTGTGGATTAGGGATCTTGTTCCCCATGACCCCAATGGCTACGATCGTCCGGACCACATCTACTTAGCTGCTTTAGAAA TCTATAGGGACAGGGAGAGGAATG TTGCACGGTACAATGAATTTAGGAGATCTATGTTTACGATTCCGATAAAGAAGTGGGAAGATCTAACGGACGATAAGGAAGCAATTGAAGCACTAGAAGACGTGTACGGTGGTAATGTGGAAGAGCTCGATCTTCTGGTGGGACTTATGGCCGAGAAGAAAATCAAAGGGTTCGCTATTAGCGAGACTGCCTTTAACGTTTTCCTCCTCATGGCTACTAG GAGATTAGAAGCGGATAGATTCTTCACGAGTGATTTCAATGAAATGACTTATACAAAGAAAGGACTTGAATGGGTGAATACTACAGAGAGTCTCAAAGATGTTTTTGATCGCCATTATCCTGAAATGACCGACAGATGGATGAACTCTGAAAGTGCATTTTCAGTATGGGATTCACCACCGGTTGCCAAAAACCCAATCCCTCTGTATCTCCGAGTACCACCATCTTAA
- the LOC106295349 gene encoding alpha-dioxygenase 1-like isoform X2, whose product MVPWHKLPVFLGLAYLGLRRHLHQEYNLINVGQTPVGTRFNPADYPYRTADGKFNDPFNEGVGSESSFIGRNCPPVDQKIKLLKPDPMVVATKLLARRKLIDTGKQFNMIAASWIQFMIHDWVDHLEETNQIELVAPKEVANECPLSSFRFFKTKEVPTGFFEIKTGSLNSRTPWWDSSAIYGSNSKAMARVRTYKDGKLKISEETGLLLQDQDGLAISGDIRNSWVGVSALQALFIKEHNAVCDVLKKEYDDLEDEDLYRHARLVTSAVIAKIHTIDWTVELLKTDTLLAGMRTNWYGILGKKFKDSFGHVGSSILGGIVGMKKPQNHGVPYSITEEFTSVYRMHSLLPDQLELRDIDVVPGTNKSLPLIEEVSFGKLLGPKGEQTMSHIGFTKLMVSMGHQASGALELMNYPVWIRDLVPHDPNGYDRPDHIYLAALEIYRDRERNVARYNEFRRSMFTIPIKKWEDLTDDKEAIEALEDVYGGNVEELDLLVGLMAEKKIKGFAISETAFNVFLLMATRRLEADRFFTSDFNEMTYTKKGLEWVNTTESLKDVFDRHYPEMTDRWMNSESAFSVWDSPPVAKNPIPLYLRVPPS is encoded by the exons ATGGTTCCGTGGCACAAGCTTCCGGTATTCTTGGGTTTGGCCTACCTAGGGTTACGCAGACATCTTCACCAAGAATATAATCTCATCAATGTCGGCCAAACTCCGGTTGGGACCCGGTTTAATCCTGCTGATTATCCTTACCGGACTGCTGACGGGAAATTCAATGATCCGTTTAACGAAGGCGTCGGCAGCGAAAGTAGCTTCATCGGAAGAAATTGTCCTCCAGTCGATCAGAAGATCAAG TTACTGAAGCCAGACCCCATGGTAGTGGCGACAAAATTATTAGCAAGAAGAAAGTTGATCGACACGGGAAAACAATTTAATATGATTGCAGCTTCATGGATACAATTCATGATTCATGATTGGGTTGATCATCTTGAAGAAACTAATCAG ATCGAGCTCGTGGCTCCAAAAGAAGTAGCGAACGAGTGTCCCTTAAGCTCCTTCAGATTCTTCAAGACAAAGGAAGTTCCTACAGGTTTCTTCGAGATCAAGACCGGTTCGTTAAATTCCCGTACACCTTGGTG GGATTCGAGCGCCATCTATGGAAGCAACTCGAAAGCGATGGCGAGAGTGAGAACTTACAAAGACGGAAAACTAAAGATATCGGAGGAGACGGGTCTCTTACTCCAAGACCAAGACGGTTTAGCAATTTCCGGCGACATACGTAACAGTTGGGTCGGTGTCTCCGCCTTGCAAGCTCTCTTCATAAAAGAGCACAACGCTGTATGCGACGTACTCAAG AAGGAGTACGATGATTTGGAAGACGAAGATTTGTACCGCCATGCTAGGCTAGTGACGTCAGCAGTGATTGCCAAGATTCACACCATAGATTGGACCGTTGAGCTTCTGAAAACCGACACTTTACTTGCTGGGATGCGAACAAATTG GTACGGAATTTTAGGAAAGAAGTTCAAAGATTCGTTCGGACATGTAGGGAGTTCCATCTTGGGAGGTATCGTGGGTATGAAGAAACCGCAAAATCATGGAGTCCCATATTCGATAACGGAAGAATTCACCAGTGTCTATCGAATGCACTCGCTCTTACCTGATCAGCTCGAACTACGTGACATCGACGTTGTACCAGGAACTAATAAATCACTACCATTGATTGAAGA GGTTTCTTTCGGAAAATTGCTTGGTCCTAAGGGAGAACAAACCATGTCTCATATTGGATTTACTAAGCTAATGGTCTCAATGGGTCATCAAGCAAGTGGGGCTCTTGAACTGATGAATTATCCAGTGTGGATTAGGGATCTTGTTCCCCATGACCCCAATGGCTACGATCGTCCGGACCACATCTACTTAGCTGCTTTAGAAA TCTATAGGGACAGGGAGAGGAATG TTGCACGGTACAATGAATTTAGGAGATCTATGTTTACGATTCCGATAAAGAAGTGGGAAGATCTAACGGACGATAAGGAAGCAATTGAAGCACTAGAAGACGTGTACGGTGGTAATGTGGAAGAGCTCGATCTTCTGGTGGGACTTATGGCCGAGAAGAAAATCAAAGGGTTCGCTATTAGCGAGACTGCCTTTAACGTTTTCCTCCTCATGGCTACTAG GAGATTAGAAGCGGATAGATTCTTCACGAGTGATTTCAATGAAATGACTTATACAAAGAAAGGACTTGAATGGGTGAATACTACAGAGAGTCTCAAAGATGTTTTTGATCGCCATTATCCTGAAATGACCGACAGATGGATGAACTCTGAAAGTGCATTTTCAGTATGGGATTCACCACCGGTTGCCAAAAACCCAATCCCTCTGTATCTCCGAGTACCACCATCTTAA
- the LOC106295349 gene encoding alpha-dioxygenase 1-like isoform X1 has translation MEVISSLMSSFLLKFIHKDFHEIYSRMSVFDRMLLLIVHAVDKMVPWHKLPVFLGLAYLGLRRHLHQEYNLINVGQTPVGTRFNPADYPYRTADGKFNDPFNEGVGSESSFIGRNCPPVDQKIKLLKPDPMVVATKLLARRKLIDTGKQFNMIAASWIQFMIHDWVDHLEETNQIELVAPKEVANECPLSSFRFFKTKEVPTGFFEIKTGSLNSRTPWWDSSAIYGSNSKAMARVRTYKDGKLKISEETGLLLQDQDGLAISGDIRNSWVGVSALQALFIKEHNAVCDVLKKEYDDLEDEDLYRHARLVTSAVIAKIHTIDWTVELLKTDTLLAGMRTNWYGILGKKFKDSFGHVGSSILGGIVGMKKPQNHGVPYSITEEFTSVYRMHSLLPDQLELRDIDVVPGTNKSLPLIEEVSFGKLLGPKGEQTMSHIGFTKLMVSMGHQASGALELMNYPVWIRDLVPHDPNGYDRPDHIYLAALEIYRDRERNVARYNEFRRSMFTIPIKKWEDLTDDKEAIEALEDVYGGNVEELDLLVGLMAEKKIKGFAISETAFNVFLLMATRRLEADRFFTSDFNEMTYTKKGLEWVNTTESLKDVFDRHYPEMTDRWMNSESAFSVWDSPPVAKNPIPLYLRVPPS, from the exons ATGGAAGTAATAAGTTCTTTAATGTCTTCTTTTCTGCTTAAATTCATCCACAAAGACTTCCACGAGATTTACTCAAGAATGTCAGTCTTCGATCGCATGCTACTTCTT ATCGTGCATGCAGTTGATAAGATGGTTCCGTGGCACAAGCTTCCGGTATTCTTGGGTTTGGCCTACCTAGGGTTACGCAGACATCTTCACCAAGAATATAATCTCATCAATGTCGGCCAAACTCCGGTTGGGACCCGGTTTAATCCTGCTGATTATCCTTACCGGACTGCTGACGGGAAATTCAATGATCCGTTTAACGAAGGCGTCGGCAGCGAAAGTAGCTTCATCGGAAGAAATTGTCCTCCAGTCGATCAGAAGATCAAG TTACTGAAGCCAGACCCCATGGTAGTGGCGACAAAATTATTAGCAAGAAGAAAGTTGATCGACACGGGAAAACAATTTAATATGATTGCAGCTTCATGGATACAATTCATGATTCATGATTGGGTTGATCATCTTGAAGAAACTAATCAG ATCGAGCTCGTGGCTCCAAAAGAAGTAGCGAACGAGTGTCCCTTAAGCTCCTTCAGATTCTTCAAGACAAAGGAAGTTCCTACAGGTTTCTTCGAGATCAAGACCGGTTCGTTAAATTCCCGTACACCTTGGTG GGATTCGAGCGCCATCTATGGAAGCAACTCGAAAGCGATGGCGAGAGTGAGAACTTACAAAGACGGAAAACTAAAGATATCGGAGGAGACGGGTCTCTTACTCCAAGACCAAGACGGTTTAGCAATTTCCGGCGACATACGTAACAGTTGGGTCGGTGTCTCCGCCTTGCAAGCTCTCTTCATAAAAGAGCACAACGCTGTATGCGACGTACTCAAG AAGGAGTACGATGATTTGGAAGACGAAGATTTGTACCGCCATGCTAGGCTAGTGACGTCAGCAGTGATTGCCAAGATTCACACCATAGATTGGACCGTTGAGCTTCTGAAAACCGACACTTTACTTGCTGGGATGCGAACAAATTG GTACGGAATTTTAGGAAAGAAGTTCAAAGATTCGTTCGGACATGTAGGGAGTTCCATCTTGGGAGGTATCGTGGGTATGAAGAAACCGCAAAATCATGGAGTCCCATATTCGATAACGGAAGAATTCACCAGTGTCTATCGAATGCACTCGCTCTTACCTGATCAGCTCGAACTACGTGACATCGACGTTGTACCAGGAACTAATAAATCACTACCATTGATTGAAGA GGTTTCTTTCGGAAAATTGCTTGGTCCTAAGGGAGAACAAACCATGTCTCATATTGGATTTACTAAGCTAATGGTCTCAATGGGTCATCAAGCAAGTGGGGCTCTTGAACTGATGAATTATCCAGTGTGGATTAGGGATCTTGTTCCCCATGACCCCAATGGCTACGATCGTCCGGACCACATCTACTTAGCTGCTTTAGAAA TCTATAGGGACAGGGAGAGGAATG TTGCACGGTACAATGAATTTAGGAGATCTATGTTTACGATTCCGATAAAGAAGTGGGAAGATCTAACGGACGATAAGGAAGCAATTGAAGCACTAGAAGACGTGTACGGTGGTAATGTGGAAGAGCTCGATCTTCTGGTGGGACTTATGGCCGAGAAGAAAATCAAAGGGTTCGCTATTAGCGAGACTGCCTTTAACGTTTTCCTCCTCATGGCTACTAG GAGATTAGAAGCGGATAGATTCTTCACGAGTGATTTCAATGAAATGACTTATACAAAGAAAGGACTTGAATGGGTGAATACTACAGAGAGTCTCAAAGATGTTTTTGATCGCCATTATCCTGAAATGACCGACAGATGGATGAACTCTGAAAGTGCATTTTCAGTATGGGATTCACCACCGGTTGCCAAAAACCCAATCCCTCTGTATCTCCGAGTACCACCATCTTAA